From Anthonomus grandis grandis chromosome 21, icAntGran1.3, whole genome shotgun sequence, one genomic window encodes:
- the LOC126748056 gene encoding uncharacterized protein LOC126748056 isoform X15 produces the protein MEVPLESKNDDKNIQKESSIEKNNIYNLEEFLDEEEEPLNPGGQETLLDKCNLENICFAPGEGKTPIHLMLDQFSDELSFPTLFCGHAKQFLTKFSYSDQTKIQLQHKDRRFARTDYLLYTFKKRQLIQLSSAIATCLRKKRNEDGKYTAGQVRQANFLDQLIRSDMGFHFLSRIAGSPAYWKHEKTKLLCMIRQFGIPTLFFTVSAAETAWPELIKVLAQVVDQKDVTLEEAASMPYLEKTRLIRTDPITCARYFDYRFKLLFKHMKSQNGPFKQNPIEHHYYRIEFQHRGSPHVHGLLWLSNAPKFQETPESFKECAEFANRYITCNSDLESVRDIIQFNTHHHSKSCQKEVRGHKVCRYGIPYLPMDKSVILTPIKIDKTKEADLRKAMSEKFLMIMRRLKDKPDLSFENFLADLGMSKDEYLNVIQHNIFKTTLFLERLPKDGFINNFNAEMFSMMKSNMDIQLVFEPYGCCTYIVNYINKSQRGVSDILMKTMEEIKKEIMRQSEDKSFAVALNNMAFGKMTDEDVQLIKSREVDSIDQIPEDTMHLFCTNAEVDAFNEMKLSTFKTERAVSQARDVIKGSCSERLKNLFLEHAKSLKKGESFGLMLNLILQVDAKYMISMNVDTSDGIVNGATGILRQIDYDRNKIPFRVWMEFFDSKSGQECRKRNESLKKSMGVLYTWTPIEKAARAIKVQKGSNVHVERLQFPLVISEGITIHKSQGATYKQVAVHVGNRMTRTSTYVACSRATKLSGLYIIGNFKAPKPVTEKDAAYKELVNMQENKLITSRNGLPICGEYRKNNLTRKVYALCPRPQPNPTQLSRTQPNPTQPNPTCGEYRKKNLTRKVYALWPPPRHPAWESRRTY, from the exons ATGGAAGTGCCCCTAGAATCTAAGAATGacgataaaaatattcaaaaagaatcttcaattgaaaaaaacaatatatacaaTTTAGAGGAATTCttagatgaagaagaagagccTTTAAATCCTGGGGGCCAAGAAACTTTGCTTGACAAATGTAACCTAGAAAATATCTGTTTTGCCCCAGGAGAAGGTAAAACGCCAATACATTTGATGCTTGACCAGTTTAGCGATGAACTCTCATTTCCTACACTTTTCTGTGGACATGCTAagcaatttcttacaaaattctccTATTCTGACCAGACGAAAATACAACTCCAGCACAAAGACAGGCGATTTGCAAGGACAGACTATCTgttgtatacatttaaaaaacgtcAACTAATCCAATTATCCAGTGCAATTGCAACATGTCTCAGAAAAAAGAGGAATGAGGATGGAAAATATACAGCTGGACAAGTAAGACAAGCAAATTTTCTAGACCAGCTGATTCGAAGTGACATGGGATTCCATTTTCTTAGTAGAATTGCAGGTTCACCTGCTTATTGGAAGCACGAAAAGACAAAATTACTATGTATGATTCGCCAATTTGGAATCCCCACACTGTTTTTTACCGTGTCAGCAGCCGAAACAGCATGGCCCGAATTAATCAAGGTATTAGCACAAGTTGTTGATCAAAAAGATGTTACTTTAGAAGAGGccgcgagtatgccctacttaGAAAAAACTCGCTTAATTAGAACAGATCCGATAACTTGTGCCAGATACTTTGATTATCGGTTCAAACTGCTATTTAAACATATGAAGAGTCAAAATGGACCCTTTAAACAAAATCCCATAGAGCATCATTATTACCGCATAGAATTTCAACATCGTGGGTCTCCTCATGTTCACGGGTTATTGTGGTTATCCAATGCTCCAAAATTCCAAGAAACACCAGAAAGTTTCAAAGAGTGTGCCGAATTCGCGAACAGGTATATTACCTGTAATAGTGATTTAGAAAGTGTCCGTGATATAATTCAGTTTAATACGCATCATCATTCTAAATCGTGTCAAAAAGAAGTGCGGGGACACAAAGTTTGCAGGTATGGTATCCCATACCTTCCAATGGATAAATCGGTAATTCTAACgccaataaaaattgacaaaaccaaGGAAGCGGATTTACGTAAGGCCATGTctgaaaagtttttaatgataatGCGTAGGCTTAAGGATAAACCAGATTTATCATTCGAAAACTTTTTGGCTGACCTTGGTATGTCTAAGGATGAGTATCTTAATGTTATACAgcataacatatttaaaactactttatttttagaaaggcTGCCAAAAGATGGatttattaacaactttaatGCTGAAATGTTCTCCATGATGAAGAGCAACATGGACattcaattagtttttgagcCATATGGTTGTTGCACCTACATAGTCAACTATATCAATAAGTCCCAAAGAGGTGTgtctgatattttaatgaagactatggaagaaattaaaaaag AAATAATGAGACAGAGTGAAGATAAGTCTTTTGCAGTTGCCCTCAATAATATGGCGTTTGGTAAAATGACCGACGAAGATGTGCAATTGATCAAGTCCAGGGAAGTCGACAGTATTGACCAGATTCCTGAAGACACTATGCATTTATTTTGCACCAATGCAGAAGTAGATGCATTCAATGAAATGAAACTGTCTACATTTAAAACCGAGCGAGCCGTAAGTCAAGCCAGAGACGTTATCAAAGGGAGTTGCTCAGAAcgactaaaaaatttatttctggaacacgcaaaaagcttaaaaaagggGGAGAGTTTTGgcctaatgttaaatttaatattgcaggTAGATGCCAAATATATGATTTCAATGAATGTGGACACCAGTGATGGAATAGTCAATGGTGCAACAGGCATCCTACGTCAAATAGACTATGACCGAAATAAAATTCCATTCAGAGTGTGGATGGAGTTCTTCGATTCCAAGTCAGGCCAGGAATGCCGCAAGAGAAACGAATCCCTTAAGAAGTCTATGGGTGTGTTATACACCTGGACGCCCATAGAAAAAGCTGCACGAGCTATTAAAGTTCAAAAAGGCAGCAATGTTCACGTTGAGCGTCTTCAGTTTCCTCTTGTAATCAGTGAAGGAATTACAATCCACAAGAGTCAAGGTGCCACCTACAAACAGGTGGCTGTTCACGTTGGAAATCGCATGACGAGAACCAGTACCTATGTTGCTTGTAGTCGGGCCACAAAGCTAAGTGGCCTCTACATCATTGGTAACTTTAAGGCCCCCAAACCGGTAACCGAAAAGGATGCCGCTTATAAAGAACTggtaaatatgcaagaaaacaaACTTATAACATCCAG